One genomic segment of Candidatus Eisenbacteria bacterium includes these proteins:
- the rsmH gene encoding 16S rRNA (cytosine(1402)-N(4))-methyltransferase RsmH — MLHEPVMVDQVLSALITEHHGLYVDATVGTGGHSEAILNRIIPHGRLLALDCDLIALTKAREHLEKYSPYTEFIRSNFSELPWRLADRGYSAAGVLLDLGLSSFALEDPARGLSYRFPDAPLDMRFDMSQKETAADLLRRWTKDQMTEVFRSFGEVRSARRIAQVLIERRQDQPIQKVGDLVEGIRVAVGRSPSPKLLSKVFQSIRMALQGDLENLERCLKNLAPHMAPGGRLVVLCYHSLESRCVRQVLREELDSDGKPVWELVLRKAQAPTQEEVVRNPKSRSARLRVYRKVTE, encoded by the coding sequence GTGCTCCACGAACCGGTCATGGTGGACCAGGTCCTATCGGCCCTGATCACTGAGCACCACGGCCTCTACGTGGATGCCACTGTCGGAACAGGGGGGCATTCTGAAGCCATACTAAACCGCATCATTCCACACGGCCGTCTCCTTGCCCTTGATTGTGATCTCATTGCTTTAACAAAAGCCAGGGAGCATCTGGAAAAGTATTCACCCTATACAGAGTTTATTCGTTCTAATTTTTCTGAGCTGCCCTGGCGGCTCGCCGATCGCGGATATTCAGCGGCTGGAGTTTTATTGGATCTTGGCCTTTCGTCCTTTGCGCTTGAAGACCCCGCAAGAGGGCTTTCCTATCGTTTCCCAGACGCCCCTCTGGATATGCGTTTTGATATGAGCCAGAAGGAAACAGCGGCGGATTTGTTAAGGCGATGGACCAAGGATCAAATGACTGAAGTTTTTAGATCATTCGGCGAAGTTCGATCGGCGCGCCGCATCGCGCAAGTGTTGATTGAACGGAGGCAGGATCAGCCCATCCAGAAGGTTGGAGATTTGGTTGAAGGTATACGGGTTGCCGTCGGGCGGTCCCCGAGCCCCAAGCTTCTCAGCAAGGTATTTCAATCCATTCGGATGGCTCTTCAGGGGGATTTGGAAAATCTGGAGCGCTGTCTGAAAAATCTCGCGCCGCATATGGCGCCGGGGGGACGTCTGGTTGTGCTTTGTTATCACTCTTTGGAGAGCCGGTGCGTGCGGCAGGTCCTGCGGGAGGAGTTGGATTCGGACGGGAAGCCGGTTTGGGAATTGGTGCTTCGGAAAGCTCAGGCACCGACACAAGAAGAGGTTGTGCGAAACCCAAAATCCCGGAGCGCACGCCTACGGGTTTATAGAAAGGTCACAGAATGA
- a CDS encoding STAS domain-containing protein, with amino-acid sequence MSSLGMTRIGSLWWVQVMGSLTQNDLRQLSTLTSRLGTHPPSKILLDFSEVRHLDFRGSHFLLATCRLVRLRGGEMQMTGVSDYLWDLLRLGVAQEVDELITNPKPAPDRNSSQTPTLQEPLLRACPTMVQLGMGYSMPLPSPN; translated from the coding sequence ATGTCCAGCTTAGGCATGACAAGGATCGGTTCGCTCTGGTGGGTCCAAGTGATGGGCTCACTGACTCAGAATGATCTGCGGCAATTGAGTACTCTCACCAGCCGATTGGGGACACATCCGCCTTCCAAGATCCTGCTGGATTTCTCCGAAGTTCGGCATTTGGATTTCAGAGGCAGCCATTTTCTCCTGGCCACATGCCGACTGGTTCGGCTCCGGGGAGGAGAGATGCAGATGACGGGAGTCTCGGACTACCTCTGGGATCTCCTGAGATTGGGTGTGGCTCAGGAAGTGGATGAGTTGATCACCAATCCTAAGCCGGCACCTGACCGGAACTCGTCACAAACCCCCACACTGCAGGAACCCCTGCTACGAGCATGCCCGACCATGGTGCAACTGGGAATGGGATACAGTATGCCCCTTCCCTCACCAAATTAA